Part of the Zygotorulaspora mrakii chromosome 2, complete sequence genome, TTGATTTGGCTCAAGGTATCATCAAAGTTACTCAGGAGGACACTAACAAAgatttcaagtttttgtaTGATGTCGAAGGTTCCGTGGAAGACAAGATCACAAAGATTGCACAGAATATGTACGGTGCTAAGGACGTTCACTTCTTGCCAGAAGcacaaaagaaaatcgAATTGTATACCAAACAAGGCTTTTCTGATTTACCTATTTGTGTGGCAAAGACTCAATATTCCTTATCTCACGACGCTAATTTGAAGGGTGTTCCAACTGGTTTTACCTTCCCGATCAGAGATGTCAGGGCATCTATTGGTGCTGGTTACTTGTATGCTTTGGCGGCTGAAATTCAAACAATTCCTGGATTGCCAACTCACTGTGGTTTCATGAACGTGGAAGTGGACGAGGACGGTGAAATCGAAGGTatgttttgaattcaacGCCTTTAATTAGTATATAATTAATAATCTATATGTAAGAGAATAGAAATTCATGTGATGTACGTCTAGCTTAGAATTTTGCTCggatttctctttctgaaTCATAAATTACCAATCCTTCTTGCGAAACGTTAGCAACTATTTCACCTGTTTCTGAATCATAATATTCCCCGCGCATTAAGTGCTTGTCCCAGTGGGATCTTGGATTCGTAACCTGCAAATATATCCAGTCATTCACTCTGGGCATATCATGGAAATATATGCTATGATCTAAGGAGACGCTAAATTTATGAGAGTACATTGGTAACTTGTGGAAATACGGAACAGTCATAAGTAGGTAAGAATCTGACAGATAAGCGAATGCTACGTAATTATAGCGCCTATCATTTGCTGGAGTGATTCGAAATGGGTTTTCTCCGTATTGCACAGCGGTAGTTGTTACTGAACTTCTTATGGAAATGTATTGATCTAATTTATCAGTGTCTGCAGTAGAATAAAATAGGTCCTCAGGGAATTTGTATGCAATTGGACCAAATTGAAAGGTCTCGAGTTGCTTTTGAATTATACCTGGGTTTCCAAGTGCCGGCTGTAGATTTGCATATCGTTTCCAATTATCGTTCAAGATAAACTTCCTCTCAAACAGGCTCGAAGCATCGCAAAATTTCCGCAAATCTGGTAAGTCCGAAGGCTTTATTGTTTTTAAGAAGTGCAACGAATCGTGGTCGTGCTTTTCCTTAGCAAATAAAATTGTAGACGAGAATATCAATCTCTGACCTTGGTAAGCTGTGATTTGTTTATGAATGAAGTTTCGGCCATTTCTCAGATCTTCTACATCATAGGCGATCATATTATTTGGATCACCCCCACTGATAAAATAGCAGTGCAATGAAGTTGGTACAAAATTCGTAGGAACAGTGTATAACGAGGCTAATAGTGATTGGGCAACCAGAGTACCGCCAAAAGTTCCTCTAGCCAAAACTGGTGCCGCAGGTAAAGTTGTAGTGACGAACCGGGAAGCCGATTGCCTTGTCAGCTCTAGAATTTTCTCCAACCCCATATGACTTGGTCCCATTTTGTAGCCCaattcaatcaaaaaagtaGCTGTCGTACAATTGTGGATCTTTATTGGGACTCTTAATAGTAATCTCAAATGTGCTTTATATACAAACGTGttcaattttcttcttgtcgAGCGTCATCGAATTCCCAGTATCGTTGGAATTAAGAAGCAAACCCCGGAGTACGCAGATCCacttttggaaaataataatggtGAAGGAAGGTGATTGATTGCGCTTCGCAAGTAAATTCTGTAATTACATTGTGAGAGTCTTGTTATATTACGGTAAAAGGTATAAACAGCTTCTCGATTGAAACTCGAGTACTTTACGAATCGCAATCAAAGTGCACAAGGGGGCGGTTTAAATTGCTGAATACTTCGCACGCCTTTAGGGAACTCAATCTCTATTAGTCATTAGTACGACAGAATATTTTTGGTTTGATAGACAGCTTTATCATTGGAAATACATCGCAGATTGGCAGTATGTTAGGAAAAGGTAGTTCAATTTTGGAGAACAGTATTACTTTTCTGGAAGAGTACGTACCAGCATGGTTCGAGAAACGtgaattgaaagaagatAGTTCGCCGCTGTTTATATTCATATCAGGTCCACAGGGATCTGGAAAATCCTATACAACGACTTTTTTGCACAAGCATTTGGTGCAAAAGTATGGCgcagaaagaagaattgcaAGCATGTCAATTGACGATTTCTACCTATCCCATGACGATCAAATAACGCTCGGTAAGAGATTTTCTAGTAACAAATTGCTTCAAGGAAGAGGTCTGCCCGGGACGCATGATATTCCACTACTTTCACGTTGTTTGGAAGCGATTTGGAAGGGGGATGAATCAAAGGTATCCTTACCGCAGTACGATAAATCGAAGTTCAATGGCGAAGGAGACAGAAGCAAGGAGGTTACAGTTGTAGATCTTCCATTAGATATTGTGATTATAGAGGGATGGTTTCTTGGATTCAAGCCTGTGTCAGAAATTCCCGAAAGCTCTCCATCggaattttttcaaggaACTCCAGATATGAAACAAATCGACGCAAATCTGCAACTCTACGCTCCATTATTGTGGTCTAATCCTCAAATATGCTCGTTAGGCATAGTATTCGAGGCGGATGAAATCGAGAATGTTTATAAATGGAGACAGCAACAGGAGTGGGCCCTCAAACTTAAAGATGATCAGGGAATGGACGACGAGGGCGTGAAAACCTTTGTTGACAGATATCTCCCGGCATACCGACTATATTACGAAAATATGGTTCGTGCAGAAGATTTGGGCTCCATGGCGACGCTAACTTTAGGAATTGACCTGGAAAGGAATGTGATTTCGTGTAAGAGTAGATGCGTTGAATAAGAGATACTTATTTATTTTAGCAGgtttattttcctttttgcttcttacaattatatatcttcgacattgttttcaatctcttccCATGGTATGATCGTTCTAGCCTGTGCAAGATTGCGCCTTTTTCCTATTCGCTTGGCAGATTGGTTGCCTTTTGGGAGCACAATAATGTTGCTCCCGTCTCTCTTGTTTATTAAATTAGTTTTCAATAAGTTGATGTCCGtattctcttcttcaacttcattcAGTAACGTTGTTCCATGTAAATTCAGATCGCTTGCACTACTTGTGCATTTGCCTTCAACCTtttctttatattcaaACGTGTTCAAACGCTCCTCCACGTATAATTGCCTATCACGTAAGTAGCTGATATCTTTTGAGATTGATACCAATACGTTTTGTGTATCCTCGAATTGCTTAGTTAGATTTAACATAATGCCACGGGCTGCGATTAACGTCGTCTCAGTTCTCTCCTGAGTGATATCAAGGTGACTTTTCATATGTTCTGCTAATGCTGCAAGTCCAATTTCCTTATCCTGATCCTCTGGAGAAACTAGAGTGCAGCACCCTTGGGAtcctatttttttctccaacCTTCCCAGCTGTTCCTCCAAATGTGAACCAATTTCCTGTATAGACTTCTCAAGCGCTAAAAGCCATGTTAGTATTTTAATTTCATACTTTTTCAGATTACTCAAGAgtattttttatccttCTTACCAACCTTTCACTTCTCCATCCTTCGCTGGTGCTTCGGTAAGCCTTTTTAAAATCCCACAGAGttgttttgaattcttttgCAAGACTTTGATCAGTTCTGCAGATTTCTCTCGTAAATCAACACTCtcaatttccaatttgCCAGCCCATTCTAATATTTGCTTATCAGCCTCCTCTAGGCGCTCAGCTTGATGATCAGCGGTATCAATAAGTCGTAATGGCAAGCCTTTCCCAGGGGGCGAGGATAAAGACAACGATACATCAGTAGATACATCATCAGAGTGGCACGACATATCAAATACCGACTTGCCTATAATAATTCTCCTTCACCCgtttctgctttttttctctcAAGTTTGCCGCCCTCTAAGAAGTATACCTatgtttgaaaagaaccTTCGCTTTTTACCTTACATAAGAGAGCGAAAAAGCAGCAGAACAGTAGGAAACGAAACAAACAGCTTCGAATTACCATGTCACCCTTACTCAAGGATTACTTGAATCGACGTATTATCGTAGTCAAAACTGATGGGGAAGCATTTTACGCCACCCTGGAGGGATTCGATAAAAATACAAACCTACTGCTTTTCAATTCACGTAACCTGAACGACGAGCCAATATGCATGGCCCAAGTGCTAAGGGGGAGTGAGATAGTCCTCTGTGGACTAGTCGAAGACGACAGCAATCTGACTTTGAAACTCAACTCTGCGTCGAATATAAAAGATACAAGGAATAAAGTAACTAATGAGTATTTAATATGGGAAGCTGTTTGGAAAAAACAGTTAAAAAAGTAAATACAGTTGCCGAACCCAAAGTTACTATTATCGCTTAGCAATAAATTTTgcctcttcatcaattccaCAATCTGGCGGAATCCCTAATTGACACATTTTGACTGCAAGCTCCATGAGATAGTCGATCGCTTCGTTGAAGACTTTCGCCTTTTCAATGGTTGGACCCCAAACAAAAATGCCGTGTCTTCTCACTATGACTGCACACGTATGTGGATAATCTTCAAATGTTTGTAGTAATGAATCTATTAATTGGTCTTCATGCGCCTTATTCTCTATTATAGGTATATTCAGGGTAtcgaaaaatgataaaggTATTAGTTTACCAGTTTCGGGATCTACCTTCCCGCTAGGTATTGCCTTAATTTGCTCTATATTagcaattttgaaaactttgtCGAATAGCAGGGAAGAAAGCACTGCGTTTTGAGAGTGCGTGTGAATTATAGCACCCGCATTGCGGTGTTGAAAGCATGCGACAAACAATGGAGTACAAGCACTTGGCTTAAACT contains:
- the TES1 gene encoding palmitoyl-CoA hydrolase (similar to Saccharomyces cerevisiae TES1 (YJR019C); ancestral locus Anc_5.133), with translation MGPSHMGLEKILELTRQSASRFVTTTLPAAPVLARGTFGGTLVAQSLLASLYTVPTNFVPTSLHCYFISGGDPNNMIAYDVEDLRNGRNFIHKQITAYQGQRLIFSSTILFAKEKHDHDSLHFLKTIKPSDLPDLRKFCDASSLFERKFILNDNWKRYANLQPALGNPGIIQKQLETFQFGPIAYKFPEDLFYSTADTDKLDQYISIRSSVTTTAVQYGENPFRITPANDRRYNYVAFAYLSDSYLLMTVPYFHKLPMYSHKFSVSLDHSIYFHDMPRVNDWIYLQVTNPRSHWDKHLMRGEYYDSETGEIVANVSQEGLVIYDSEREIRAKF
- the MDE1 gene encoding methylthioribulose 1-phosphate dehydratase MDE1 (similar to Saccharomyces cerevisiae YJR024C; ancestral locus Anc_5.129); translation: MYVKLDFLKNFPQFIYRTRSTYKYTKKMSYEPLIHSDDPKHPANVICALCKQFYDNNWCTGTGGGISIKHQTTGAYYIAPSGVQKEQMKPEDMFVMDGKSKEYLRIPKQFKPSACTPLFVACFQHRNAGAIIHTHSQNAVLSSLLFDKVFKIANIEQIKAIPSGKVDPETGKLIPLSFFDTLNIPIIENKAHEDQLIDSLLQTFEDYPHTCAVIVRRHGIFVWGPTIEKAKVFNEAIDYLMELAVKMCQLGIPPDCGIDEEAKFIAKR
- the LSM8 gene encoding U4/U6-U5 snRNP complex subunit LSM8 (similar to Saccharomyces cerevisiae LSM8 (YJR022W); ancestral locus Anc_5.130); its protein translation is MSPLLKDYLNRRIIVVKTDGEAFYATLEGFDKNTNLLLFNSRNLNDEPICMAQVLRGSEIVLCGLVEDDSNLTLKLNSASNIKDTRNKVTNEYLIWEAVWKKQLKK
- the TDA10 gene encoding putative ATP-dependent kinase (similar to Saccharomyces cerevisiae YGR205W; ancestral locus Anc_5.132); this encodes MLGKGSSILENSITFLEEYVPAWFEKRELKEDSSPLFIFISGPQGSGKSYTTTFLHKHLVQKYGAERRIASMSIDDFYLSHDDQITLGKRFSSNKLLQGRGLPGTHDIPLLSRCLEAIWKGDESKVSLPQYDKSKFNGEGDRSKEVTVVDLPLDIVIIEGWFLGFKPVSEIPESSPSEFFQGTPDMKQIDANLQLYAPLLWSNPQICSLGIVFEADEIENVYKWRQQQEWALKLKDDQGMDDEGVKTFVDRYLPAYRLYYENMVRAEDLGSMATLTLGIDLERNVISCKSRCVE
- the REC107 gene encoding Rec107p (similar to Saccharomyces cerevisiae REC107 (YJR021C); ancestral locus Anc_5.131); amino-acid sequence: MSCHSDDVSTDVSLSLSSPPGKGLPLRLIDTADHQAERLEEADKQILEWAGKLEIESVDLREKSAELIKVLQKNSKQLCGILKRLTEAPAKDGEKSIQEIGSHLEEQLGRLEKKIGSQGCCTLVSPEDQDKEIGLAALAEHMKSHLDITQERTETTLIAARGIMLNLTKQFEDTQNVLVSISKDISYLRDRQLYVEERLNTFEYKEKVEGKCTSSASDLNLHGTTLLNEVEEENTDINLLKTNLINKRDGSNIIVLPKGNQSAKRIGKRRNLAQARTIIPWEEIENNVEDI